TTATGTTATAAGAGTACagccatattttgattttagtcTTGTTGTTACTATACAACATCCATAACAAACCTAAACTAAATACTGAACTCAACACGGCTAAAAACATAGATACAGTGATCATGTCAGTATTTAATTCTTCTTGACATACTTCTTTCTCAGTCAGGGTTTGTAACAGAGTTGATGATTGATCGCATGTGATATTGGCTAAATCAAaaatctatttgaaaaaaaaaaaaacaagaataatatactaactatataataatatctcatcatttttaaacttttaaaagagCACCAGTAAATGTTTCACCTTAGATGaatatttgtgaataaaattgatAGTATTTTTGGCATTACAATCACATATCCATGAATTACTGTTCATTGTTAAGTTGTTTAAGTTGGGTAATATATTGGTCAAATTCGTCTCACTAATCATTGTAAGATTATTATGCTCCAAGTGTAATTCCTAAAATAAAACttggatttaaaatgtattcataaaaatctaaaaaataataagaccaTAGACTTAAAAAGCTATTTTAAGAGATCGGTACATCCCCATGCATTGTCTCACTGTCCTACAAAtgcataacataaataattgcaCATTCcgaataatttgtttaactctgttatgtttaatctttaatactagagtgaattgacctattatcaaatgtaGAAGTAAGAATATAATCTAGAGAACCTCaaaggttattttatttttaaatttagtttaaaaattatcaaaatgcaaaattaaaatataaataaaaatacccatGAGTTTCAGTGAATAATATTCTTAGTTCTAAATTACATAATAGGTCATTTGGCTCTCCTATTAAACATgagctaaattaattattcagaaCATACAATATGCTATGTTATGCATTTGTAAGAagtggagacaacacatgcaggttaCTCTGGTAACCTTTATTTCATAAGGAAAAGCTTGggttataatataagttgtgGCGTATTACTAACAATTCTGACTTCTGAGTGAACCTAGACTTACTCTATAGTgtgtatagaatttttttaaagctCCGTGtaactcataaaaataatattaaagaccgGGGCTAGATACTTATGGCACTAGAAAATTATGAAACATACGTTTTAATATACCTTTGAAGAAATGCAAAATATGCTCTACAAAGTttagaaaaatgaaaacaattaggTATTGCAAATGTTTACAACCATAAATCTGTATGAAAAATACCTTCGAGTAACttacaattaaaacaatatccACTTGCATTAAGTACTTTCATTAAGCGCATGCAcgtgcaatatatattattggttatattgaaaatattaaaaccgttttaatatttattgatatcaataatattgatcgtTTATGGGCCGCTTTAAGAGGATGcaatacccgcatgtgttgacTCCATCTTTGAAATATACAACACAGAAaattttacattcaaaataatccaatttactgttatttttaaaattttggtgAATCGaactgttataaaatgtataggcgAGTCATGGTGAGATTATTATCTCGGGCATCTTGGAGgcttttataaattagaaagaAAGTTACgagctttttaaaataatacatggtATTGATGATTATAACAtgcttcaaaattcaaatatcaataaaagcctcCAAAAtgtcctagataataatcttacttttttattgtatacaaagttAATccattctaattttaaaaataatagagtgAAATGGATTATTGTGAACAGGTATgttgtatgtttaaaaaaaggCATATaaccgaaatatttttatttataaacaatgacAAGTTGTAAACGGGCACACGACACAGCATTGATCGGCAAAGTGAATATACATGTGTACAGCAAATACTTCTGAATTTTAGCATAAAACAGATTCATAGATTATTTTGCTATCTGTTCATGTACCTCAAACAAAAATGCAAATACTAGAAGTCTCAAGCCCTGTTAATGctttagatttattaaaaatgttgtgtgtTGTAAACATTTTCAGATACCTACATtagtataggtaagtattaccaactataaaatataaatatagattaaagTTTCTATCAATAGTAAGGTTCAGGAAAATTTTTAAGAACTCCATTACAAGAAAAATAGTAACTGTAAAAACTATGTACTGGTTGAAATTAAATCCTTTtcactcataatctaaaatagtataaatgtaaattaattgtttaatataaaactagttTCATCAACTCACCGTAAGATATTTAGGTAACTGCGTTATGTTaatggtatttaaattattataaccaatatttaACTTCttgatgtttaaattttcatagttTGGTAACTTGGTGATAGAATTATTTCTTAAGTTCAGTTCCGTATAATTAACATTTCTACTTGAAATTATTACTTCCGGTGCCactattaaatttctatttgaACAATTCATCAGGGCAGATTTGTCATGAGGGCGGTAAGTACACTCACATTCAAAACAGTCAGTCTTGTCTACATCCTCAAAAATTTTCCAGTCACATGTTAAACTTTCGATATTCAGGTTTGAAAATTCTGTGCCCAGACCATCATTGCAAATCaatttttgttcaatttgtaAGTACTTGTATACTATTTTTGGCATTTGGTTATGTAAAAATCTTGCATACTCATAATTACGACAATCACAAATGAATTTATCACTAGACAGATTTATTTGTCTATTATTCCAGAAATTATATGGTGGCGATTGTGCTTTagcaaatatttctaaatttgacAAATCAATTACTTCTAATGGATTATTGTTAAGATTAGTTTTTACAATTTCATTTATGTACTGTATATCTTGTATTCTGAGTACAGTGAAGTTATTacttgatagattaatattaattaacttaatcaAATTTACCCAACCAggatcaatacaatttataaaattgtttgataaatcAATAGTTTCAACTtgatccaaataatataatgagaataCGTTATTTGGGGTcaagttacttattttattataagccaattttaatgtttttaatttcggGACATTTAATGCTTCCcgattaatatttgttatcttATTTCTTTCCAAATTGAGGTACTTCAAGTTTCTTAAGTGCTTTAAACtgtagttattaattttgattattaaattattggatAAATCTAAGGTTTCTAGATTTATTAATGGTCCTAGTAACTCatgattgatattttcaatttgatttttagataaatctaacaattttaatttcctaGCATCCCGAAAAAACATCACTGGTAGTTCTTTCAAACGATTTGAAGCTAAagataaatttgtaatattttgtgaatcCCAAATCATATTTTCGGGTACCTTTTCTATGTTTAAAGACGTGAGATAAACATTAAGTAATCTgtctaaatttgttaaaaatcttTGAGGTATAGTGGTAAAGTTACCATAGCTGAATCTGATTGACACTAAAGaagtgtttttaaatgtttggtcAGGCattgttactaaaatatttttgtttaacgaTATATTAAGAAGTTGGTTAAGACGTCCAACAGTTAAAGAAGTAATTCTATTATTGGCTACATCCAAATTATTTAGACTCTGAGAATTTAGGTCCAAAgatgttaaataatttgtgtCCAAATTCAAACGTTTCAATGGAATACCATAAAATAGATCactatttattttggttatcTTATTATCGCCTAAATCTAATATTTGTAAAAGAGTGAGTGGTTTGAACACACCCGCAGGTATATCTTCTATGTAGTTTTCTCtaagatataattttgttaaacgaGGTGTTCCTTCAAACGATTCattggttaatattaatttggtaaGAGTAATATCTAACGTCTCCACGCTCTCCAAATTTGACAAGTAAGTATTTTCTAGACTACCATTGAGTCTCATGGAAACTAGTTTCAAACTTTGAATCTTATTAATGCCAAGTGTTGAGATGGTTTGATTAATTCCTGAATCGGATAATAGGCATTTTGcgtaatgtaatttattaatatcaatttgaCCAAAATTCTGTTCCCATTTTGTTTGATCTGaattacattcaattttaattatggattccatcaaatttaattccaaagTTGATAACCCACATTCCACTTCTATATCTTCACCATAAAGATCATGCTTACATGagcatttatcaatattttttatatttgtgcaTGTCAAATTTGATAATACTTGACCAAGAAGTACTTGGAGTATAATTATGTGCATTAACCAgttcattctgaaaaaaaataaacattgctttaaaattataaataaaattctaggtgaatattgtgaatttgtaactaacatattaatatgaatttaaatcatctaaagtaaaaaaaaccattgaagtttataaaaaaaattcttattcatattgatatatttttttttatcaggattattgattatttataatgaataagtaCGATATATGATTCAGTATgttataataagtaagtacaCCATTCGgtttcaattatatataaattgtacataaatcaaaggttgtttttttataaattataacgctCCAGATAACagaagttgtatattattattttcttaccaACAcactgttaaataatatattttaaatataaaagtaattgaaAATTAGGGACAAAGACCATAAAGTTGTATcgcttttaatatatatatgttacgggaaATGATGTAAACATGTTAAATATTGTCACTCCCCGGTTTAATTGGAGAATAATGTTCAATACATTTATGAGAATAATTGTGTtgacttttaaaaaattgtggGTTGCATTTgagtgaaacttttttacgcACTCTGCTCTGGGAATTTTTCCttgtttaaattgttcaatacatttataattttatataactggCATTATATGTGATTAACTAGATATTACAATTCGTTATCGTAATGGGACGCAATACGACCACATAACCAATGGTAAGAAGTAACTACTAGGAGCCAATACAGTATCATCCCATTTGTGCAGTCGGTGTGAACGATCAGTAATAAgtgtataggttataggtacgcGAAAAAGCTTcgttagttaaaaatatcaCTACGGAAGTAGATAAACAAGCGAAAATTCGACTAGCTATAACGCCGATAAgcaaagtaataatatgaaaatatggtctattagtttattagtttagTATTTACGCATATATTCTAGCGAGtacttgtatattgtatacgagtTAGCgttgtagttttatttaaatgtaatattaaagtatggAGTATAAATTTAATGCGGCCTccgaaaaaattatcaacattaaaaagagaggtaacaatatattttattttagtaatgaaGAATACAACAATAAGattcaaaaagtaaaagaattaaaaatttgaacacaaaaaaaaaacggtaacGAATAACAGacttatgtataaatatgatgCTGTGACAATTGGTggaaaagttaaattaatttaacctatagttgaaaattactgatgttttaaattatgtcaCAGTAAACGAGTAGTTTGAAGTAATTCATTCGGCACATTTAGCAGTAGAGCATGGTGGTAGAAATAAGATGATGGCTatgttgaaaacaaaatattgtaaagtgACAACGGAGGCACCAATC
This is a stretch of genomic DNA from Acyrthosiphon pisum isolate AL4f chromosome A3, pea_aphid_22Mar2018_4r6ur, whole genome shotgun sequence. It encodes these proteins:
- the LOC100161089 gene encoding protein toll, which produces MPTKSSLKHYECRIARHILLKMNWLMHIIILQVLLGQVLSNLTCTNIKNIDKCSCKHDLYGEDIEVECGLSTLELNLMESIIKIECNSDQTKWEQNFGQIDINKLHYAKCLLSDSGINQTISTLGINKIQSLKLVSMRLNGSLENTYLSNLESVETLDITLTKLILTNESFEGTPRLTKLYLRENYIEDIPAGVFKPLTLLQILDLGDNKITKINSDLFYGIPLKRLNLDTNYLTSLDLNSQSLNNLDVANNRITSLTVGRLNQLLNISLNKNILVTMPDQTFKNTSLVSIRFSYGNFTTIPQRFLTNLDRLLNVYLTSLNIEKVPENMIWDSQNITNLSLASNRLKELPVMFFRDARKLKLLDLSKNQIENINHELLGPLINLETLDLSNNLIIKINNYSLKHLRNLKYLNLERNKITNINREALNVPKLKTLKLAYNKISNLTPNNVFSLYYLDQVETIDLSNNFINCIDPGWVNLIKLININLSSNNFTVLRIQDIQYINEIVKTNLNNNPLEVIDLSNLEIFAKAQSPPYNFWNNRQINLSSDKFICDCRNYEYARFLHNQMPKIVYKYLQIEQKLICNDGLGTEFSNLNIESLTCDWKIFEDVDKTDCFECECTYRPHDKSALMNCSNRNLIVAPEVIISSRNVNYTELNLRNNSITKLPNYENLNIKKLNIGYNNLNTINITQLPKYLTELHLEHNNLTMISETNLTNILPNLNNLTMNSNSWICDCNAKNTINFIHKYSSKIFDLANITCDQSSTLLQTLTEKEVCQEELNTDMITVSMFLAVLSSVFSLGLLWMLYSNNKTKIKIWLYSYNITWPISEESLDLDKKYDAFISYSHMDIELVEKHLVPGLEGGSSPFKLCLHYRDWVVGEWIPNQIARSVDESRRTIIVLSQNYLKSVWGRTEFRTAYSSALNERRSRLIVILYNDISEKDLDSELEAYLSMNTYIKWGDRWFWEKLRYALPHRPATKKNTRAKIIVPDKLNSVRLT